A genomic stretch from Canis lupus familiaris isolate Mischka breed German Shepherd chromosome 15, alternate assembly UU_Cfam_GSD_1.0, whole genome shotgun sequence includes:
- the TMPO gene encoding thymopoietin isoform X2 gives MNMTVPLLSATLLNAASKTPEIHVKIQILRPKIRTQIGKATKKTDKPRPEDKDDLDVTELTNEDLLDQLVKYGVNPGPIVGTTRKLYEKKLLKLREQGTESRSSTPLPTISSSAENTRQNGSNDSDRYSDNEEGKKKEHKKVKSTRDFVPFSELPTTPSGGFFQGISFPEISTCPPLGRTELQAAKKVHTSKGDPPREPLIATTLPGREHLQKLASGGNLFTSSKSSHGRCLEKSSSASSQHELAAMLVSAAASPSLIKETTTTCYKDIVENIYCGEKSGIQPLCTEKSHVLDQSVLSSDRKGLEESESSQIISPPLAQAIRDYVNSLLVQGGVGSLPGTSNSTPPMDVENRWKRIDRSNYQDTESLSPPRKFPRLSEKSVEEKDSGSFVAFQNTPGSGVMSSFAKTVVSHSLTTLGMEVSKQSQHEKVDAPELSFPFHESILKVIEEEWQQIDRQLPSLACKYPVSSREATRILSVPKVDDEILEFISEATPPVGTQAASTESCDKQLDLVLCRTYEAAASALQIATHTAFVVRALQADISQAAQILSSDPSHMHQALGILSKTYDAASFLCEAAFDEVKMAAHSMGASTLGRRYLCLKDCKINPASKNKLVVTPFKGETLFGGEVYKVTKKRGNKR, from the exons AAAGCCACAAAGAAAACTGATAAACCCAGACCAGAAGATAAAGATGATCTAGATGTAACAGAGCTCACTAATGAAGATCTTCTGGATCAGCTTGTGAAATATGGAGTAAATCCTGGTCCTATTGTGG GAACAACCAGGAAGCTATATGAGAAAAAACTGTTGAAACTGAGGGAACAGGGAACAGAGTCAAGATCTTCTACTCCTCTGCCTACGATTTCTTCTTCAGCAGAAAATACAAGACAGAATGGAAGTAATGACTCTGACAGATACAGTGACAACGaagaag gaaagaagaaagaacacaagaaagTGAAGTCCACTAgggattttgttcctttttctgaaCTTCCAACTACTCCCTCTGGTGGATTTTTTCAGGgtatttcttttcctgaaatctCCACCTGTCCTCCTTTGGGCAGGACTGAACTACAGGCAGCTAAGAAAGTTCATACTTCTAAGGGAGACCCACCTAGGGAACCTCTTATTGCCACAACCTTGCCTGGCAGGGAACATTTGCAGAAGTTAGCCTCTGGAGGGAATTTGTTTACTTCCTCCAAGTCTAGCCATGGTAGATGTTTAGAGAAAAGTTCTTCGGCATCTTCTCAGCATGAACTCGCTGCCATGTTGGTCTCTGCTGCAGCTTCTCCTTCACTGATTAAAGAAACCACCACTACTTGCTATAAAGATatagtagaaaatatttattgtggcGAGAAAAGTGGAATTCAACCATTGTGTACTGAGAAGTCCCATGTTTTAGATCAGTCAGTTCTCTCTAGTGACAGGAAAGGGCTAGAGGAGTCCGAGAGTTCACAAATAATTTCTCCTCCACTTGCTCAGGCAATCAGAGATTATGTCAATTCTCTGTTGGTCCAGGGTGGAGTAGGTAGTTTGCCTGGGACTTCAAACTCTACACCCCCAATGGATGTAGAAAACAGATGGAAGAGAATTGATCGATCTAATTATCAAGACACTGAATCCCTGTCTCCTCCACGAAAATTCCCTAGACTCAGTGAAAAGTCAGTAGAGGAAAAGGATTCAGGTTCCTTTGTGGCATTTCAAAATACACCTGGATCTGGAGTGATGTCATCTTTTGCCAAAACTGTTGTCTCTCATTCACTCACCACCTTAGGCATGGAAGTGTCTAAGCAATCACAACATGAGAAAGTAGATGCCCCAGAACTATCTTTTCCCTTCcatgaatctattttaaaagtaattgaaGAGGAGTGGCAGCAAATTGACAGGCAACTGCCTTCATTGGCATGCAAGTATCCAGTATCTTCCAGAGAGGCAACACGGATATTATCAGTTCCAAAAGTAGATGATGAAATACTGGAGTTTATATCTGAAGCCACTCCACCAGTAGGTACTCAGGCAGCTTCCACGGAGTCTTGTGATAAACAGTTAGACTTAGTACTTTGTAGAACATATGAAGCTGCAGCATCAGCATTGCAGATTGCAACCCATACCGCCTTTGTGGTTAGGGCTCTGCAGGCAGACATTAGTCAGGCTGCACAAATTCTTAGCTCAGACCCTAGTCATATGCACCAGGCACTTGGGATTCTGAGCAAAACATATGATGCAGCCTCATTTCTTTGTGAAGCTGCATTTGATGAAGTAAAGATGGCTGCCCATAGCATGGGAGCTTCCACTTTAGGTCGCCGCTATCTCTGCCTGAAGGATTGTAAAATTAATCCAGCTTCTAAAAATAAGCTGGTTGTTACTCCTTTTAAAGGTGAAACCTTATTTGGAGGAGAAGTATACAAAGTAACTAAAAAGCGTGGAAATAAACGCTAA